The following coding sequences lie in one Salvelinus fontinalis isolate EN_2023a chromosome 21, ASM2944872v1, whole genome shotgun sequence genomic window:
- the LOC129818304 gene encoding proteinase-activated receptor 1-like: MLFKAVLFLAGVHAVSGVFNGSSIVRTFARRLVTEGSAVTDEPIDLDLLDYYPDIGSNGTGVGLNNVSGPGERVGFINGSRLGPLELGSARNATEVWSYTISVMANNFLTGHLSTIFIPTLYTFVFFISVPLNIVAMVTFAQRIRPMKPAVIYMLNLAAADLLFALLLPFKIVYHYNGNDWGFGEGLCRLVTAAFYCNMYCSILLMTCVSVDRLLAVAYPINSLAWRSPRNAALACSAMWILAVGGSLPLVLSQQTVYYDPLDITTCHDIQDLELLEEQYVFFFPILSCTLYFLPLFIMVTCYSRVVQVLNKAPRGVVGRSRQKARAVVMAVTVLVVFVVCFTPTNSILLAHYLQIAGQVGGEPDATHVAYLVSLCLGSISCCLDPLVYYFGSSQCQRQLEGALGCQVVAEGRKSLASSSGSSRTSTRTRISTRTSTRITKVDTFQASLSSQYKKLLV, from the exons ATGCTTTTCAAAGCCGTTCTATTCCTGGCAGGCGTGCATGCGGTTTCAGGCGTTTTTAACG GCAGCTCCATCGTGAGGACCTTTGCCAGGAGGTTAGTCACGGAAGGGTCCGCGGTCACAGACGAGCCAATAGATCTAGACCTACTGGACTACTACCCAGACATAGGCAGTAATGGGACTGGAGTTGGACTAAACAATGTGTCCGGACCGGGAGAGAGAGTTGGGTTTATAAATGGGTCCAGACTGGGACCGTTGGAACTGGGCTCTGCCAGGAATGCTACAGAAGTCTGGTCTTACACCATCTCTGTTATGGCCAACAACTTCCTCACAGGCCACCTCTCTACCATCTTCATCCCGACGCTTTACACCTTCGTCTTCTTCATCAGCGTGCCTCTTAACATTGTTGCCATGGTGACCTTTGCCCAACGGATCCGGCCCATGAAGCCGGCAGTGATCTACATGCTGAACCTGGCAGCCGCCGACCTGCTGTTCGCCCTGCTGCTGCCCTTCAAGATCGTCTACCACTACAATGGCAATGACTGGGGCTTCGGCGAGGGGTTGTGCCGCCTGGTCACTGCGGCTTTCTACTGCAACATGTACTGCTCCATCCTCCTCATGACCTGTGTCAGCGTGGACCGCCTGCTGGCAGTGGCCTACCCCATCAACTCCCTGGCCTGGAGGAGCCCCCGCAACGCAGCCTTGGCCTGTAGCGCCATGTGGATCCTGGCTGTGGGTGGCTCGCTGCCTCTTGTCCTCTCACAGCAGACGGTCTACTACGACCCACTGGATATCACCACCTGCCATGACATCCAGGACCTGGAGCTGTTAGAGGAGCAATACGTCTTCTTCTTTCCTATACTCTCCTGCACCCTCTACTTCCTGCCGCTGTTCATAATGGTGACCTGTTACTCCCGGGTGGTGCAGGTGCTCAACAAGGCTCCGCGCGGTGTTGTAG GCCGTTCAAGGCAGAAGGCGCGGGCTGTGGTGATGGCGGTTACCGTGCTTGTGGTGTTCGTGGTCTGTTTCACACCCACCAACTCCATTCTCCTCGCTCACTACCTCCAGATCGCTGGGCAGGTGGGTGGGGAGCCGGACGCTACCCATGTGGCCTACCTGGTGTCACTATGTTTGGGGAGCATCAGCTGCTGCCTGGACCCGCTGGTCTACTATTTTGGCTCGTCCCAGTGCCAGAGGCAGCTGGAGGGGGCGCTGGGATGCCAGGTGGTCGCCGAGGGAAGGAAGAGTCTGGCCTCGTCCTCTGGTTCCTCCAGGACCAGCACCAGGACCAGAATAAGCACGAGGACCAGCACTAGGATTACTAAGGTGGACACCTTCCAGGCCAGCCTCAGCAGCCAGTACAAGAAACTCCTGGTCTGA